One segment of Brassica napus cultivar Da-Ae chromosome C3, Da-Ae, whole genome shotgun sequence DNA contains the following:
- the LOC106402823 gene encoding SH3 domain-containing protein 2-like gives MEAIRKQASKLREQVARQQQAVMRQFGGGGYGGSDTVITDEEELHRHQKLEKLYISTRSAKHFQRDIVRGVEGSIVTGSKQVEIGTKLCEDSRRYGSGNTCTSGNTLTRASLSFANARDQMEKERGTLLKALGTQVAEPLRAMVTGAPLVDARHLAQRYERMRQETESQTIEVSKRQAKVRENPGNPELVMKLEYAEAKLQDLKSNMTVLGKEAASAMAAVEDQQQNQTLQRLITLVEAERIYHQRILEIIERLEGEMRVEQQRIEGPQTPQVDNITSSPPPPNSYEEASNGVNASHMHNGTSDAMGYFLGEVLFPYQSDSEFELSLSVGDYVVIREVTSSGWAEGECKGKAGWFPFDYIERRDRVLAAKVIEVI, from the exons ATGGAAGCAATCAGAAAACAAGCTTCAAAGCTCAGAGAACAAGTGGCCAGACAGCAACAG gCTGTCATGAGACAATTTGGGGGAGGAGGCTATGGAGGTTCAGATACTGTAATAACCGACGAGGAAGAGTTACATCGGCATCAGAAGCTCGAGAAGCTTTACATCTCAACACGTTCTGCTAAG CATTTTCAACGGGACATTGTTCGTGGTGTTGAAGGATCCATCGTCACAGGATCCAAACAAGTCGAAATAG GTACAAAGTTGTGTGAAGACAGCAGGAGATATGGTTCAGGAAATACATGTACAAGTGGCAACACACTAACAAGAGCTTCACTTAGTTTCGCAAATGCTCGGGATCAAATGGAGAAAGAGCGCGGAACTCTATTGAAGGCTCTTGGAACACAG GTCGCTGAGCCACTAAGGGCAATGGTAACGGGAGCTCCATTGGTGGATGCTCGACATTTAGCACAACGCTATGAACGGATGCGACAAGAGACTGAATCTCAG actattgaagtatcaaaacgaCAAGCTAAGGTTAGAGAGAATCCTGGTAATCCAGAACTAGTAATGAAATTGGAATATGCTGAAGCAAAACTACAAGATCTTAAATCAAATATGACCGTACTGGGTAAGGAAGCAGCTTCTGCCATGGCTGCTGTTGAAGATCAGCAACAAAACCAAACTCTCCAGCGGCTAATAACTTTG GTTGAAGCAGAGCGTATTTATCACCAAAGGATCCTTGAGATTATTGAAAGGCTAGAAGGAGAG ATGAGAGTTGAGCAACAAAGAATCGAAGGGCCTCAAACTCCACAAGTAGATAACATCACATCTTCGCCTCCTCCTCCTAattcatatgaagaagctagtAATGGAGTCAATGCTTCTCATATGCATAATGGAACATCCGATGCCATGGGATATTTCTTAGGAGAG GTCTTGTTTCCGTATCAATCTGATTCAGAATTTGAGCTTAGCTTATCGGTTGGAGACTATGTTGTTATCAGAGAG GTAACGAGCAGTGGGTGGGCAGAAGGAGAATGTAAAGGCAAAGCAGGTTGGTTTCCTTTTGACTATATCGAGAGAAGGGATCGTGTGCTTGCCGCTAAGGTCATAGAGGTTATATAA